The DNA region GGTTAAGCTGCGGTTGAAGTTTAAGCAGTTTTGGAAAGCAGTTTTAGTTGGAACAGCAGTTGGTTGTAGCAGCAGTTAAAGGGGCAACAGTTAAAGCGGCCTTGAGTTAAAGTTGAACGGCCAGCAGTTGAAGTTGAAACAGTTGTTGGGGCAGCAGTGGTTAAGGAGCAGCAGTTGAAGTTGATGAAGCAGTTGTAGTTGTGGCAGCAATTGAAGTTGGGGAAGCAGTTGTTGAGGCAGCAGATGAAGTTGGTGAAGCAGTTGTTGgggcagcagttgaagttgggAAGCAGTTGTGTAGTTGGGCAGCAGTTGCTGGTTGGAGCACAGTGGTTGTAGGTGGAGCAGTGATTGTAGTTGAACTTGGCGGTTGTAGTTGGAGCAGTAGTTGAAGTTAATGGCAGCAGTTGTAGTTAGACAGCTTGTACTTGGGGCAGCTTGTTGTACTTGGGCAACAGTTGTACTTGGGGCAGCAGTTGTAGTTTGAGCAGTAGTTAAAGTTGTTGGTGAAGCAGTTGTAGTAGCGGCAGAAGTTGAAGTTGATGAAGCAGTTGTAGTTAgggcagcagttgaagttggtgAAGCAGTCATTGTTGTTGGGGAACGGTTGTTGCGGCAGCATTTAGGAGTTGATGAAGTAGTTGAAGTTGGGGCAGCAGTTGTAGTTGCAGCAGCATTTGAGGTTGATGAAGCAGCAGTTGTTGTAGTTTGGGCAGCAGTTGTAGTTGGGGCGGCGGTTGTAGTTAAGCATTTGAGGGGTTGATGAAGCAGTGGGAAGTTGGGGCAGTGGTTGTTGGGGCAGCAGATGAAGTTGGAACAGCTGGGTTGTAGTTAGGGGCAGCAGTTGTTGTTTGGGGCAGCAGTTGTTTGTAGTTGGGGCAGCAGTTGTTCTTGTGACGCATTTGAGGTTGATGAAGCAGTGGAAGTTGGGGCAGTGGTTGTTGGGGCAGCAGATGAAGTTGGAACAGCTGTGGTTGTAGTTGGGACGGTAGTTGTTGTGGCAGCAGATGAAGTTGGAACAGCTGTGTTTGTAGTTGGGGCATTAGTTGTGGTTGGGGTAGCAGTTAGAGCAGCAGTTGTAGTTGGGGCAGCAGTTGTAGTAGTTGGAGCAGCAGTTGTTGTAGTTGGGGCAGCAGCAGTTGTAGTTGCTGCAGCAGTTGTCGTTGGAGCAGCAGTTGTTGTAGTTGGGGCAGCAGTTGTTGTGAGAGTGTTACATAGATTTGTCTCACAACAAGTTGGTCCACTGCTAATGCTGCCAACATTTTGCATAAAAGGTAGTGTCCCCAAGCTACCAGCAGCTGCACACATATTTGTAGATGCACAACCAAAGGCAGGAGAAGTAGAGGCTCCACCTGTCACTGAAGATTAAAGTCATTTAgttaatttcatattttttatagAGATTTGAATGAAGtcttatattgtgtttttttctgttagtTTATTCTATATAGTTACATTTCATTACTTCTGATTGATTGGCCAAAATGGCACTGGTTTTCATTGAATGTCCAAACATCTTTGTTAAGTAgaacacataaaaaacacatataaCACTAGAATGGATAAAAACTCTGCTGACTGAAGGAAACCTAACTGTATTCGAGCTGTGGGGAAACTCCACTGCAGTAATTGTGTTTTGCTCACTTTCAATACTGTGAGCAGCATTTAAATGCTGTATGGTAAAATACTTTATGATAATGTAGTACAATAGGTTTGAATTTTACCTTCGCTTAACTACATTATATAGATTGAATGACTGTCTGGTTGAATGAAGTATTTGAGCTTTAGTGATGAACTGACCAAATGACtaacatatataataaaaaagactCACCACTTGATTGAAAGCAGCGATCTTGTGTTCCTGTACACTGTACTGAAGTGGTGCATTGTGATGTGGCAGGGTCACATGAATAACACTGGAGGCTGTTGACTGATGGAGTGGTGGGGACTGAAAAAGAAGACCATGAGATTAGGGTTAGATAAAATTGTCTTTCTCATGTTTTGTAGGTGATGATCATCCATCTGTACTTACATGATAGAGTGGCTGAGTTGCAGTTATCTGTGTTGCAGCATATAGTAGATGCAAGTGCACTCGAAACACCCAAGTTGACTGAAAATATCTGAGATCCTGTGGCTGGACAAAGGGAGGACGGTGCACATGCCTTGAAGATTTGTTGTCCAGGAGTTCCAGATGAAACAGCTGAAAAGTAcagtttgttcattttaattgaaaGCACTTTGCAGCACGTTTGTGCCTGAAAAGTAATAAATGATGTGTTGAAAATAATACCTTCAATGGCGGCAGTTATACACATCGTCTCTGTGGAACATGTTAGTGGCACTGTGCTTGTACATGAATCATCAGTGCAAGTCTGACACACAAGTGCTGCAGCtgcaatgtggaaaaaaaatacatgattaGAAACAGAGTCCTCAAGACTACAGGACTTTCatgaattatatatttataattatacaGCGGAGAAAATAAGTATTGAACGCGTCAACATTTTTCTCTGTAAATATATTTCTGATGGGGCTATTGGGATGAAATTTTCATCAGATGTCAGAAACAACCCAATttatccacacatacaaagaaataaaaacatgaatgtccATGACAAAGGTTATGTGTAAGtaagtgaaatgacacagggaaaaagtattgaacacatgaagaaaaaaaggtgtaagAAGGCACAAGACGCCAGTATTTAGGAAGCAATCCTGCCCCGTATCAGTGCAAATTAATATCAGGTGGATAAGTCCTAATTGGTGGTCTATAAAGGTTTCTCATTACCAAGGTGACACTCAAGAAGCATTTCAAGATGGGTAAAAGCAAAGAGCTGTCCCAAGACACAAGCTTATTGTAGACAAACATACGGATGGCATTGGTTATAGATGTATATCTAAACTTCTGAATGTTCCAGTGAGCACTGTTGAAGCTATTATTCGGAAGTGGAAAGAACATCTTTACACCATTAACCGACCCCAACTGATCCCAAACACAAAGCCGAGGAAACAATCAATTGGTTTAAGAGAAAGACAATCAAGCTGTTAGAATGGCCCAGTCTATCACCCGACTTGAAACCAATTGAAAACCTCTGGAAAGAACTGAAGATCAGAGTTCATGTCCCCGGAACCTTCAAGATTTGAAGACACTTTGTGTGGAAGAATGGGCAAAAATCACAACTGATCAATGTGTGTGACTAGATTCTCCATACAGGAGGCGTCTTGAAGCTGTCATTATCAACAAAAGCTTTTCTACTAAGTATTAAATCAATTTCAGCAAGTGTATTCAATACTTTCtccctgtgtcatttcactttattacacacaacttCATTTGtggactcatttgtttttatttctttgtatgaGTGGATAACTTGGGTTGTTCCTGACATCTGGTGAAAATTTCATCCCAATAGCCCCATCAGAAATATatttactgagaaaaatgttgacacgttcaatacttattttctccgctgtatatatatataaatatggtTGCTTttcaaactgattttaaaaCAGAGTAGTTTAGACTGGTTTTGGTTCTTCTGTAATGTGTCAAGAACTTCCCCACTTAAACACCATTGTCCTTGTTGGGTCTGTTTGATTGTCAGTCTTTGCTGATCAATGTTGAGGTGTTGAGGTGTCCCAGGCCTcatgatatttttttaagaaCATGAAATTACAAACTGGCTTTTGGTTCATGTAAAGCTTTAAATCCTTTGTGATAATCAGCCCTTTAAATTTAAACACATTCCGTTGTAGCTGTTGTAATAATCCTGTAGTAAAAAAGTACACTTACTTGTGCTGGAGAGAGCCCAGATGAGAGTCAGAGAAAGAATTAGCTTCATCATGATCTACCACTACTGCAGATTTGTTACTAAACcttacaacacagagacactctTTATATTGTGAAGGTGATGAATACAGTTATGACTGATGCACGTCTAAATACATCAATGATCgggtgtgtcatttttttaagtgAGTGAATCAGTCATAACGTCAAGTCCTCTTTTGTCCTTCCACAACGTCAAACCACGCCCGAATGCTCCAAAACACACCTTAATTTttcccagtgtttgtgtttataacTTTGtctaaaatacttttaatagttaatagtttaatagttaattaaatataaacactgttTATCCTCTTGATCTTTATTTAAAGATTCTAGATTTTGTTACAGTGCTCTATATTTATCCTATGATATTGTCATGTTGAAGAGTGAATGCATGACAAATGACCTTTAACCGTAAAAATCAAAGTGCAACATTCTGCTGTCAGTGAATGGAAACAATATATTTTTGAAGCCAAATGATATGTTAATATCAGTGTCTTCACCTCTGTAATATTTAGTCACAGATATTAAATTTTAGAGATTCAGTCATTGTGGTAGAAAAAAGTGGATTATTCTgttctttaaaacaaattgaCATCAAAATCAATCTTGAAATCTACAAATTCTATTTCATTACACCGTATTAAGTTACCAACATAGCTACATCTATTTAGGGATTCCATGCTGTGTCCTTATCGTGCAATTATTTGCATTCAACAACCGCAAATGCTTAAAAAATCTGAAGTACAAACAAGTACATACGTAcagatgttatttttgttgcatCAAGATACGTAGATACTATCAATGAATAAAGAGGACAGATGATTCACCAGTTTTACAACATTCCAGATGATGACAAACAACAAGCACATGTGCAAGCGAAGACTGTAACTATGGCTGTTGAATGTGTGCCGAAACGTGAGCTGTGAACATCAACAAACTGGCAgcaagacaagacacagaggggaataaaAGCAGGGCTTGATTGGGGAGTGACTGCATGCAGGTGTGGGAGACACAgtcagggatcaggtgcacaCAGAcgaggaagggggcggggcaggcaggaacctgaaacagaggccgtttctcaatatccatacttgtgcgtacttgtgcgtacttgcgtactcccgtacttgtgaaaacgtcatcagcctcagtccaagtgctgttccaattctcaagtaagcgaacagcgaggacggttctcaaacccggaagtgttctcgctccgcccatgtttaccaagtatgcatcggaggtgacttaagcgtacttgggatggccatgtatcccagaatacatttcggcggagcatagcagcagataatagaaatataaatctgaaataaatatttttctgtgtcccggaacaaagttttaagatcatttgaggcgagaaatgagtcttttaaaattcaaatatgtggtttgtgtatgaagatatgacgtatttatagtttggcagcgacgtttgtcggaggtgatcagctccgtctctgtgggcgctcggcgctcactgtgcccggcacagagcagcgttacctcggcctgtcctgatgatatgatccgctggctcagacgtcgctgtcattacatgctcggtgtgatccatagatttgttgttgacgtgttattttgattttaatggagaCGTTTTGACCTGACGGTTTGAAAATTTGTatatcattcattttttttaaatttcaactttcaaagttagatttatattaaagtcgcacggtcattgtatctgtacttaaatataatatgtaaatattagctatgtagagtagtatatatttgtatacgtcatatatatatatatatatatatatatatgtatataaatactactctacaatgctgtaatatatctattttccacattgtattatttgtattgtatattttaatagaaataaattaatagatgaagttaaatatttaaaatgtaaaaataataacaacatgtatatgcatttattaaaagtatttcatatgttcattgatcaacaccgtaggtggcggtaatgaggctgcagcacttggcgccagccaccattcaaacagcagaacaatacatacatacttgcatacttgagtattgagaaacaaccacatacttgtgtactcccgtacttggcaagtatatactcccagcgtacttctcaagtatatactgcccaagtaagcaagtacatacttgctaacttgagtattgagaaactgAGTGAtcgcaaaataaaacaggaagacaagacattgaaaatgaagggaaaaagcaaagacacttcactgaagtgacaaatcATGACAGGAGCAGCTTTTGTATTAATCCAAAATGGCaaaaagagcagctgtcttttggTTCAGCAGTTGCTACCATTTTGTGGAATTCCCTGAGCTCCTCCATCATTACACACCATTACTAGATAGCCATCACTCCTAGAAAACTAgcttatgttgttgttgatatgatTTCCATTGTTCTGCATACATCATCCAGATCACTAGTGTGATTGTTTGTAGGTCAATGCAATCTCGTGCAGAGGTATTTTGAGCTACGTCTGTTTGTCATGCCTCTGGAAGTGGCAGTTTACTACATGCTTTCCACCCAATAACCAGGATAGTTCCTGCCACACCAAAACAAGCCTTTCCTAGATGACCTCGGAGGTGAGGGATGCTTCTGaataattgtttcttttttaaattgtggggAGTTtatgaagtaaataaatactgtgGGACACCACAGTTAGTCTGTATCAACCGGGGCTTGTTGTAGAGCATGTGAAATATCTGACTCAGCTGATTTGTCAATATATGTATTTCATTGCATTAAAAAGCAAGCAGGAAACTCCTCATTGGGGTTGATTTTGGGGTCACAAGCTGTTTACAGACCTGTCCTGGGCCAGTCCTGGGTAAGGCTTGCACAGATACCTCCTATATTGGAAGTGGTCCCGATGTCAAACCTGTTATTGTTTATCTAATTTTCACGATCATGTGTTGTATAGGAAGAGGATGTTAGAtaacctttaaaaaatgtggtcaCGCTCACAGAGGCCAGAATTGTTCGGTGATTCAGCAGGAACCCATTCTCCCAAGCTCCCATTCTCAACTTATCACCTATCATTCATAAATTGATggaagcctgactaaaaacGACACTTATGATACTCTGTTGTGTAATCTCTTCATTACTTGCTGTGTTAATGtttacaacaaaaagaaaacatttagaaatgcTGAAAAGAGAAGCTGATAAATAAAGGGTTTATCACAATTAGAATGTTTGCTATGCAATCGCATCTGGTGCAGCCAGTTCCATTGAATAATCAATAACTAACGAGAAGATGGCTGAaatttcagtcattttgtttgtcatcaGGCCTAAAGCATATTTctacaatgataataataataatagtactttTACATCATTTCATGTTAGCATGCAAATATGCagtctaaaatgaaaaaaatgacaacactaTCTTTGAGATCCTTGAGGCAAGTCCAGATCCTCTATCCACAATGCTACAGTATGTCTCATGCTGGACACAATGAACAGCTGCGGAGTTGGATGACGGTAGCCTCGGTTGCCAGGTAACGataaacaaattcaaaaatCATAATTCTTGATTTTGTTTGCAAACTGACGGTTTTATTGATCTAATGCATGCAGTGGTTACTTTTGGTAAAATCGGCTGAAAccaatagaaaatagaaaaagctAAGTGTGACGTTATAAGTCCTAATATCCACACACCCCTCCTATCTTTCCTTTTCAACGTGGAGCACAGTTGTTAACCATGGCTCTAGAAGTATCCGCTAGTGGCTGAAGTCTACCTGTTGTAGGCTaatccaaaaacaaatcactaatAATTAGCCATGGATTATCATCATAGGCAATGTGGAACAATAGCCAAAGTCATTGGATTTAATTTAAACGTTAGCCTTCAGCTGGGCTAGACTATCGCGAAAAGCATAGTCAGGCAACGTTACCTAGCCCTTAGCCACAGAATCAGGGATATgtaacatcacatcacatcatattAAGGAATTGGCCTTAAAGACAATGTTATCACATACATACCCAGCCAACAGACATTTCCATTTCAGCTTTATCTTCATGCTGAAAGCTACGAAAAGTAACTAACTATGTGTTTTCCTATGCTATTTAAGTAATTTTCATCACAGACCCGTGATTTTAGCCGCAGAGCCGTGGTCACGTGATCGATGCACTATATGCCTAAGCCCTAAACGAGAGTGCATAATGACTTCAGCTAGATTGTACCTATAAAACAATGCCACCTGCTGATGAAGGAAGCCATTATTGAGACAAATGTAACGTCTCAAAAATACGTCACTGTGGAAAACGATGAATGCGTGTGCTAGCGATCCACAAATGCGGAATCACAattcacaaatgcaattttcagttttacaaatgtcatattatttacaaatacacatctatatttgtaaaaatcaaCATACAAGTTAtaaatgggatttttttatttgtggatctcaaaacatgcatttaaatCAAGAAATATGTGTGGATCACCCTCTGaacatatacaaatattattggAACAAATTTAACCCCATAATTCTTCTGctcaataaaaccttttttttatataaacttaGCATTTACTTGGTTGCTGGAGTAGTTAAGGTGCTTCTCGCAAACCAGTCAAAGTTTgccagacagaggagagacttTAACCAAGTATTTCttcagaaataaatcaaatcaacagctaataaataataagttttgtaaacaaataaacaataaacattgtCAGTAAGGTCCTGCCCCCCTGGATAGCACATATGGTTTGAAACAACAATTTGTACAATTATTAAGATCATTTAAAGTGCATGCAATGGTAAAGTGTTCAGTTCATttgaaatacacataaaataaataaccagtgaatattgaaaatgtgagtATTAGGTAGTACACGTTAAGTTATatgttaaataatgtttaaattacTTAAGTTcaagttcatgtgttttctgcaCTGGGAGTATTGTATTGGTGTCGCCTTCAGCAAAGTCAGTTTCACCCAGACTCTTTACTTTTGACTAAATGTGTAACTTCTACTTCACACAACCACCAACTAAAGATGGCAATAAggctaataaaaaaacaacaacacctcacagtcTATTGGTGGCTTCAGTATTCATTCATCCATGTCATATTCTAAAAGAGGGTAAATAAAAGAAGTCCTAACAGAAGATGGATCATACCCAGTCTGATACAACAAGCAGAACTGGAggtagttgtagttgtagttggGTTGGTTTGTGTCGCTAAGTTGGATGTTGCTGTTGGTGGAGCAGAGGTTGCTATGGTTGAGATGACTGTTGGGGCAGGGGTTGCTGTAGCTGGTACACCTGTTGCAGTTGGGGTAGCAACTGAAGTTGGTGAAGCAGTTGTGGTTGCTGGAACAGCAGTTGCAGTTGGAGCAGTTATTGGGGCAGCAGTTGTAGTTGgggcagcagttgaagttggtgAAGCATTTGTGGTCGGTGAAGGAGTTGTAGTTGGGGGCAGTTGTAGTTGGGGCAGCAGTTGTAATTGCagcagcagttgaagttggtgGTGATGTTGTAGTTACAGTTGAAGTTGTGAAGCAGCAGTTGTGGCAGCAATGGTTGGTGAAGCAGTTGTTGTTGGAGAAGCAGTTGTAGTTGCGGCAGCAGTTGGTGGAAGCAGTTGTTTGAGCAGTTGGGAAGCAGCGCAGCAGTTGGAAGTTGTGAAGCAGTTGTTGAAGTTGAAGCAGTTAGTTGtggcagcagttgaagttggtgAAGCAGTTGTAGTGAGGCAGCAGTTGAAATTGGTGAAGCAGTTGTGTGGGCAGCAGTTGTAGTTGCGGAAACAGTTATTGGGGCAGCTGTTGAAGTTGGTGAAGCAGTTGTAGTTGCATCTCCAGTTGAAGTTTGGGAAGCAGTTGAAGTTGGTGAAGCAGTTGTAGTTGtggcagcagttgaagttgggGAAGCAATTGTTGGAGCAGCAGTTGAAGTTGCAGAAACAGTTGTTGGAACAGCAGTTGTCGTTGGGCGGCAGTTGAAGTTGGTGAAGCAGTTGTAAGCAGTTGAAGGAAGAAGTTGTTGAAGGCAGAAGTTGGTGAAGCAGTTGTAGTTGTGGCAGCAATTGAAGTTGGTGAAGCAGTTGTTGTTGGAGAAGCAGTTGTAGTGCGGCAGCAGTTGGTGGTAAGCAGTTGTAAGTTGCGGCAGCAGTTGAAGCTTGGGAAGCAGTTGTTAAGGCAGCAGTCGAGTTGGTGAAGCGGTTGAAGTTGCGGCAGCAGGTTGAAGTTAATTGAAGCAGTTGTAGTTgggcagcagttgaagttggaAGCAGTTGTTGAGGCAGCAGTTGAAATTGGTGAAGCAGTTGTGTGGGCAGCAGTTGTAGCGGAAACAGTTATTGGGCAGCTGTTGAAGTTGGTGAAGCAGTTGTAGTTGCATCAGTTGAAGTTTGGGAAGCAGTTGAAGTTGGTGAAGCAGTTGTAGTTGGCAGCAGCTGAGTTGGGGAAGCGGTGTTGGAGCAGCAGTTGAAGTTGCAGAAACAGTTGTTGAAAGCAGGCGGTTGAAGTTGGGTTGGTTGGTgggcagcagttgaagttggtgAAAAGTTGTAGTtgaggcagcagttgaagttggtgGCAGTTAgaagcgcagcagcagcagttgaagttgaaGTTGAAACAGTTGTTGgggcagcagttgaagttggaAACAGTGGGGCAGCTGTTGAAGTGGTAAAGCAGTTGTAGTTGCAAAATGTGGGAAGCTGGTGAAGCAGTTGAAGTTGTTGAAGAAGCAGTTGTTGGAGTTGgcagttgtagttgttgtttgttgcagcAGTTGAAGTCATTTGTTGGGGCAGCAGTTGAAACAGTTGTTGGGGCAGCTGTTGAAGTAAGTTTAGTTGAGCTGCAGTTGAAGTTTGGGAAGCAGTTGTTGAGAAGCAGTTGTAGTTGTTGGGCAGCAGTTGAAGTTAGCAGCAGGTAcggcagcagttgaagttgtGGAAACAGTTGTTGGGGCAGCAGCAAGTTGTGAAGCAGTTGAGCAGCAGTTGTAGTTGAAGCTGCAGTTGAAGTTGGTGAAGCAGTTGTTGTTGAAGAAGCAGTTGTAGTTGTGGCAGCAGTCGAAGTTGGTGAAGCAGTTGTTGTTGGAGAAGCAGTTGtagttgcagcagcagttgtcGTTGGAGCAGCAGTTGTTGTAGTTGGGGCAGCAGTTGTTGTGAGAGTGTTACATAGATTTGTCTCACAACAAGTTGGTCCACTGCTAATGCTGCCAACATTTTGCATAAAAGGTAGTGTCCCCAAGCtagcagcagctgcacacatGTTTGTAGATGCACAACCAAAGGCAGGAGAAGTGGAGGCCCCATTTGTCACTGAAGATGAAAGTCATTTAGTTAATTTCATAATTTACTATATAGATTTGAATGAAGtcttatattgtgtttttttctgttagtTTATTGTATAAAGTTACAtttcatgatttatttgtggCCAAAATTGCActggttttcattttaatatccA from Solea senegalensis isolate Sse05_10M unplaced genomic scaffold, IFAPA_SoseM_1 scf7180000015695, whole genome shotgun sequence includes:
- the LOC122762467 gene encoding uncharacterized protein LOC122762467, giving the protein MKLILSLTLIWALSSTTAALVCQTCTDDSCTSTVPLTCSTETMCITAAIEAVSSGTPGQQIFKACAPSSLCPATGSQIFSVNLGVSSALASTICCNTDNCNSATLSFPTTPSVNSLQCYSCDPATSQCTTSVQCTGTQDRCFQSSGESFLLYMLVICCSNFICCHNNYRPNYNHSCSNFICCPNNHCPNFHCFINLKCVTRTTAAPTTNNCCPKQQLLPLTTTQLFQLHLLPQQPLPQLPTASSTPQMLNYNRRPNYNCCPNYNNCCFINLKCCCNYNCCPNFNYFINS
- the LOC122762468 gene encoding threonine-rich protein-like; amino-acid sequence: MKLLLSLTLIWALSSTTAALVCQTCTDDSCTSTVPLTCATETMCITAAIEAVSSGTPGQQIFKACASSSLCPATGSQIFSVNLGVSSALASATCCNTDNCNSATLSFPTTPSVNSLQCYSCDPATSQCTTSVQCTGTQDRCFQASGESFYYILTNGASTSPAFGCASTNMCAAAASLGTLPFMQNVGSISSGPTCCETNLCNTLTTTAAPTTTTAAPTTTAAATTTASPTTTASPTSTAATTTTASSTTTASPTSTAASTTTAAPAVPTTVSATSTAAPTIASPTSTAATTTTASPTSTASQTSTGDATTTASPTSTAAPITVSATTTAAHTTASPISTAASLQLLHQLQLLPQLTASTSTTASQLPTAALLPNCSNNCFHQLLPQLQLLLQQQLLHQPLLPQLLLHNFNSTTTASPTSVATPTATGVPATATPAPTVISTIATSAPPTATSNLATQTNPTTTTTTSSSACCIRLGMIHLLLGLLLFTLF